The nucleotide sequence GCATTGCCGGCGAGTTGCCGGGTGTATGGCATCCCGCGGACGACATCCTATATCTTACCCTCCTGGATCATGCCCCCTTGCAGCAATACCAAGTTGTTTTTGAGGATGGTGTTACCCCGCCCTTTACGGTTCGGGCTGATGAGCGGGGGGAACTCAACTTGAGTTATGTTGTGCCTTACGGCATCCAGGAACCCTGCGCCCAAGTACCCGAGCCTGGTTGCCAACCTGTTCCGGTTGACCTTTACACCCTGGATTATAACCGGGGGCCAAACCCCAACCATATTGCCGGGCGCACCGTTTCTATTTTCACCCCCAATGACCCTTACATCAACGTGCCCGGGGGCAGTCGGTGGCCGGCCGGTTCGCCCATCATTATTCAACTGCGACGGCACCTGGCCTTTCATGAATACGATGTCTATCTCCAGCAAGGGCCGGTTGATAGCCCCAGTTTTTCTGCTCCTATTAGATTGGGCATCAACACCCATGAAAATGGGGATTACAATATTATGGATTATACCCTGCCCATCTCTTATAGCGGCTACTATGTGATCCGTTCTATTGACCCGGCTTTCCCGGATCAAGAAGTGGCGGCTTTTGATATTGAGATTATGGACAAACCCTATATCACCATTGACAAGGGGAATCGCTGGCCGCCCAACACCGAAATCACCATCCGTTTAAAAAATCACCCACCCCTGCCCCACGAAGTATGGGTAGACAAAGGTGGCGCCTATGAAACGTTTTTGGGCAACGTTACGGTGTATAGTGACGGCGAAGGGCCGGTAGAGTATACCATCCCCCTCACCATGCCCACCAGAACTAACCCCGACTATTATCCCATTCAATCTTATCGTAATGGGGCCTTGATTGCCGAAACCAAGCTTGAAGTGGCCCCGGCCGATCTGTGGATTTCTCATATTGACGTGCCCGATGTTACCTTTGATATTGAAATTCCCATTACCCTGACCATTGCCAACCTCACTGCCGTGACCGTGGCCGATACCTACTTTGATACCGACATTTACGTTGACCCGGAGGCCGCGCCCAATCCTCTTGATCCGGGCTTGCCGCCAGGCGACTACAAAAACTGGTTGCAGGATGTGCCGCCTAATGGTTCGGTTACGGTTAACGATACGATTGTGCTCTTTGGCCAGGAAAGCCATCAAATTTTTGGCCGGGTTGATACCACCGGCTGGGTGGCCGAAACCGACGAATCCAACAATGTTACGCCTCTGCCCATTGACGCGGCCTGCCCGGTTAAGATAGTTGATGAGTTTTTGGGCGATGGCCTGGCCGACTGGACCCAAACCGGTTTTGGCGATAGCGGCCCCACTTGCCCCACCCTGCCCGACCTGCCGCCTGTGGGCGGGGGCGGAGACATATTGTTGGAGCGCAATTGGGATGGGAGCAGTGTGGATGGCTTTAGCGTGGTCTATAATCCCTTTGGCACCTCGGGCATTGACACCGGCAGAACTCAATTCGGCACCCAGTCCAGGGGTGATCCGGCTGCCAACTCCCTGGCCGTGCGGATTAGAGGGCGGCAAAACAGCAATCCGGTCTCCCTGGGCGCCTCGATCCAATTTGCCAATACCCAGCCCAGCGTAACCATTGCTTTTGATCACCAACTTGGTTTGTTTGGCATAGATAGTAACGAGTGGGCTGAGTATTACCTGTATATAGACGGCGCGCCGTACGATGGCGGCACCGGCAACGGCTGGTTGCTGCGCACAAACGGCAATGGCGCCAGCAGCCAATACTATCCGGCCGATAGTGATTGGCCCAGGTTCATTAGCACCATCCCCCTGGCGCCCGGCACCCATACCTTTACCTTTGGGGCCAAAGTTGGCGCATCCGGCAACTGGGGGAACCGGTCTATTGATAACACCGGAGAATCGGTCTATGCTTATATAGATAGCCTATTGATCACCGAAAGCAGTGGCGCGCCAACCGTACCGCCCGATCCTGCCGGCATAATTTGGTCGGCCCATTACGACAGCGATGCCGAGTTGTTTGCCTTTGCCAAGGATGCCTTTTATGGTTACACCAGCTCGGGTGATGAAGACCCCAGCGGAACCTACGACAACGGCGAAGGGGCCTGGGCCAACGGCTCTTTGTATACCAAACTGGGCCGCACCAGCGGCAGCTCAACCTATACTTCTATGACCGGCGGCTGGTCTCGCCCCTTTACCGTGCCTGCCGGCGGCGGCTGTGTGACCGTTCAGGGTTACTACCGTTTGAAGTTTTCCGACTTATACGAAAATACTGAGACCGGCGAGGTATTGCTGGCGGTTGACGATGGCGGCAGCCCCCGGCTGTTGGCCAGCGCCACCGGGGGATCGGGAGCAGTTGACACCGGTTGGCTGCCTTTTAAGGAATCTTTTACCTTGCCCCCGGGCAGCCATACCCTGATTTTGGGCGGCTATAACAACCAGGCTACTGAGAATGGTGAAATAACCGAAATCTGGTTTGACGACGTATATGTGGTGGATTCCGGCTCCGGCGTTTCAACCAGCACCCAAACCGAAAGCAGCGGCTCCTTGATCCTGACCAATAAAGGCTCAACCGGGCACAGCACCATTGGCGTGTCCAACGACAACGCCACCGGCTCCGGTTATCACTTTATGCACCGCACCGTGGGCAGCGGCCCCTTTGAAGTATATTTTCGGGTTGACCAGGTTCCGCCTAACGGCAGCAATGGCCTGGCCGGTTTGGAAATACGGGGGGACCATTTGCGCGGTTCATCGGAAAAAATAATGTTTGTTCTGCGCGGCGATGGCAGCCTGAGACTCTATACCCGGGTGAACGGCGGCTCCACCGTGAACGCCAAAACCCGCTCGGGCGTTTCCGCCCCGGTTTGGCTGAAGATTGCGCGCAATGGGGATGAATTTAAGCTCTATTACGTGGTCAGCGGCAGTGAGACCCCCCCCACCGACTGGGGCGACCCCTGGGAAACGCTGACCGGTTTTATCATGCCCGCCTCGGTTGAAGTGGGCATGGTCAATGCGCCCGGCAGCAGCAGCACCGCCTATGCGGCCAGGTTCAAGCATTTCAACCTCTGCGCCGCCTCTGCGCCCGGCGGCTCGTCTACCGGCGGCAAAGGTTATTTGGGCAGCCGGTGCGGCCAGGTGGAAGAAAACGGCAACGGCCTGGTGGTGGTTGACGCCGTGAACACTATTCTCAACCAGGCCGGCGCAGGCCACACCTGGAAAGAGATTGCGCAGGACGATGTTTTGGGCGAACCTTCTATGGAAGGCCTGGAAGCCAGCCTCGATACCGGCGCCAACCTGGCTGCCGGCGCCGGCCCGCACGCCACCTACCAGGTCAATTTTGAAACGGCCGGCGCCTATTATGTATGGGTTGGCGGTTGGGGGCCAAACAGTAACGGCGACGACGTGCACGTGGGCTTGAACGGCGCTGCGGTAGGCGTGGTTGACGGCTTCCCCACCGGTGGCAGCGCGCCCGGCTGGAAGCAGATGTCCGGCTCTATGTCCATCAATGCCGGCATCAACACCATTGACCTGTGGGTCAAAGAAGATGGGGCCAGGGTGTTCAAAATCCTGTTGACCAACGATAGCAGCTTTGTCCCACCCCCCGAGGGCATTTCCCAGTCGGCTTGCTCCATCATTGTGCAACCGGAAGGCCCGCCTTTGTTGGAAACGTGCGAGTACCCCTTGCAAAAAGGCGACTTTGAGGGGGCCTATCTGGAAGTATACAATACCTGGCCCACCTCCGGGTTAGCTACGTTTACCTTTGCCGGCTACAATAGTAACCGCGGCGTCTTGTTCCCCATCAGTACCATCAGGGTGCCCACGCTGTATCAGGACTTTAACCTGCCGACGAAGATTATGAGCCATACCACGGCGGCGCTTTCTTTGAAGAAAGCCGTTAGCCTGAATGGGGCCAGCCATCCCGATGATAAACTCTACTTTGAGTTGAGGCGAGTGTCGGACGGCCATACCCTGGTTGGCCCGCTGCTGTTGGCCGATGGCCAGGATAGAACTACAGACATGCCGCCTATTCCAGATTTTGACCCATTTCATAACGCGCCTGATCTGTGGACCGCGTATAGTGAAGATGTCTTTGCCGGCCTGAATCCTCTCTCTTTTGTGGAGCCTGGCGACGCGGTGCGCGCCTACTTCTACGCGCCTAAAGGGGCGGCAGAGAGTTCTACCGACTTTTACATAGACAACCTTAACCTGGCCGTTTGCACCGTGCAACCCGAACCGGACCAAACCCCGGGCCTGGGCAAGATCAGCGGCAAAACCCTGCAAGGCAGCACGCCTTTGCTGGGGGCCGACGTTTGGGCTTATGCGGATGCGGCGGACGATGGCGTGCCCGGCCCGGTGTTCCAGACCCAGAGCATCCAGGACGGCACGTATCGCTTCTACAATTTGCCGCCCGGCAAATATCTGGTCTACGCCCAAATTAAAACGGCCGCCGGTACTTTCTTTGATACCCGCCGGGTTGAAGTTTATCCAAATACCGAGTCGCGCAACGTTGTTTTGAACATCCAAACCAGTTAATATAGTGCAGCGGTTTCCGGTAAGCAAGGTATAAT is from Anaerolineae bacterium and encodes:
- a CDS encoding pilus assembly protein, which gives rise to MLLLGVVEGARIIWAYITVQNAAREAARYAVTGRPFACSSDPGADDVPAAYNPANYCDDVSRGDPWSPQVLTSTRVKAIKEEAAKHGNTLNVTIMATGSLQMFNDHRETPGAFGVAVMGQDATNQGGLADYAGQPGWDVRVETYYNVIMFDPIYDFIMGGNSVHLAGQVELQNEGIDPSVSGYTGGITFQSDSCAPNCGSSTVPYISVQDEFNDFSEPQGSNFSVSVNDHQANTAYKLWFVHQADPAHVYSLDFVTDNLGSKLLNFVISASARPSPAGPEYKIYTTLASNTTPVAACLSDLPTNAPCFQVTMGDATVEVRNINSGEHRQQPLAQARWPISSSIPIYLYGHDVNTDYTMKFNNLNSTAAPGELLFDGSPTTIIPTDSQFGTNENNEPGYYIATGYLPGNLTIASEGPLGAVASSTLELRAADMSIAGELPGVWHPADDILYLTLLDHAPLQQYQVVFEDGVTPPFTVRADERGELNLSYVVPYGIQEPCAQVPEPGCQPVPVDLYTLDYNRGPNPNHIAGRTVSIFTPNDPYINVPGGSRWPAGSPIIIQLRRHLAFHEYDVYLQQGPVDSPSFSAPIRLGINTHENGDYNIMDYTLPISYSGYYVIRSIDPAFPDQEVAAFDIEIMDKPYITIDKGNRWPPNTEITIRLKNHPPLPHEVWVDKGGAYETFLGNVTVYSDGEGPVEYTIPLTMPTRTNPDYYPIQSYRNGALIAETKLEVAPADLWISHIDVPDVTFDIEIPITLTIANLTAVTVADTYFDTDIYVDPEAAPNPLDPGLPPGDYKNWLQDVPPNGSVTVNDTIVLFGQESHQIFGRVDTTGWVAETDESNNVTPLPIDAACPVKIVDEFLGDGLADWTQTGFGDSGPTCPTLPDLPPVGGGGDILLERNWDGSSVDGFSVVYNPFGTSGIDTGRTQFGTQSRGDPAANSLAVRIRGRQNSNPVSLGASIQFANTQPSVTIAFDHQLGLFGIDSNEWAEYYLYIDGAPYDGGTGNGWLLRTNGNGASSQYYPADSDWPRFISTIPLAPGTHTFTFGAKVGASGNWGNRSIDNTGESVYAYIDSLLITESSGAPTVPPDPAGIIWSAHYDSDAELFAFAKDAFYGYTSSGDEDPSGTYDNGEGAWANGSLYTKLGRTSGSSTYTSMTGGWSRPFTVPAGGGCVTVQGYYRLKFSDLYENTETGEVLLAVDDGGSPRLLASATGGSGAVDTGWLPFKESFTLPPGSHTLILGGYNNQATENGEITEIWFDDVYVVDSGSGVSTSTQTESSGSLILTNKGSTGHSTIGVSNDNATGSGYHFMHRTVGSGPFEVYFRVDQVPPNGSNGLAGLEIRGDHLRGSSEKIMFVLRGDGSLRLYTRVNGGSTVNAKTRSGVSAPVWLKIARNGDEFKLYYVVSGSETPPTDWGDPWETLTGFIMPASVEVGMVNAPGSSSTAYAARFKHFNLCAASAPGGSSTGGKGYLGSRCGQVEENGNGLVVVDAVNTILNQAGAGHTWKEIAQDDVLGEPSMEGLEASLDTGANLAAGAGPHATYQVNFETAGAYYVWVGGWGPNSNGDDVHVGLNGAAVGVVDGFPTGGSAPGWKQMSGSMSINAGINTIDLWVKEDGARVFKILLTNDSSFVPPPEGISQSACSIIVQPEGPPLLETCEYPLQKGDFEGAYLEVYNTWPTSGLATFTFAGYNSNRGVLFPISTIRVPTLYQDFNLPTKIMSHTTAALSLKKAVSLNGASHPDDKLYFELRRVSDGHTLVGPLLLADGQDRTTDMPPIPDFDPFHNAPDLWTAYSEDVFAGLNPLSFVEPGDAVRAYFYAPKGAAESSTDFYIDNLNLAVCTVQPEPDQTPGLGKISGKTLQGSTPLLGADVWAYADAADDGVPGPVFQTQSIQDGTYRFYNLPPGKYLVYAQIKTAAGTFFDTRRVEVYPNTESRNVVLNIQTS